A window of Bradyrhizobium sp. AZCC 1610 contains these coding sequences:
- a CDS encoding amino acid ABC transporter substrate-binding protein: protein MLRTFRGGLLIGLAVAIAIAAIAITYERYDTKTLKRTIRRGDVLCGVNKGLPGFSIPDDKGDWTGFDVDFCRAVAAAIFDDPKKAKFVALDANERFRELQSRKVDILSRNTTWSMSRESNYALYFPAVAYYDGQGFMLPRSRNIDSALDLNDSKVCVQEGTTTVLNVADHFRANNMKYTEVKFPKLEDVLKAYESGKCDTFTADVSQLYALRLNLIQPSDHVILPDVISKEPLAPVVRQRDDDWMMLVKWTLYAMINAEELGITSKNIDEAMKSKKPDVMRLVGTEGAYGEDLGLSKDWAARIIRHVGNYGEVYERNVGEGSKLKIPRGLNSLWSNGGIQYAPPIR from the coding sequence ATGCTACGGACATTCCGAGGCGGCCTCCTCATCGGGCTGGCGGTCGCAATCGCGATCGCGGCTATCGCGATCACCTATGAGCGTTACGACACCAAGACCCTGAAGCGGACGATCCGCCGCGGCGACGTGCTGTGCGGCGTCAACAAGGGCCTGCCCGGCTTCTCGATTCCCGACGACAAGGGCGACTGGACCGGCTTCGACGTCGATTTCTGCCGCGCCGTAGCCGCGGCGATCTTCGATGATCCCAAGAAGGCGAAATTCGTGGCCCTCGACGCCAACGAACGCTTCAGGGAGCTGCAGAGCCGCAAGGTCGACATCCTCTCCCGCAACACGACCTGGAGTATGTCGCGCGAGAGCAACTACGCTCTCTACTTCCCGGCGGTCGCCTATTATGACGGCCAGGGCTTCATGCTGCCGCGCTCGCGCAACATCGATTCCGCGCTGGACCTCAACGACAGCAAGGTTTGCGTGCAGGAGGGGACGACGACGGTGCTCAACGTCGCCGACCATTTCCGCGCCAACAACATGAAATACACCGAGGTAAAGTTTCCCAAGCTGGAAGACGTGCTCAAGGCCTATGAGTCCGGCAAGTGCGACACCTTCACCGCCGACGTCTCCCAGCTCTACGCGCTCCGCTTGAACCTCATCCAGCCGAGCGACCACGTCATCCTGCCCGACGTCATCTCCAAGGAGCCGCTCGCACCCGTGGTGCGTCAGCGCGACGACGACTGGATGATGCTCGTGAAGTGGACGCTGTACGCGATGATCAACGCCGAGGAACTCGGCATCACCTCGAAGAACATCGACGAGGCGATGAAGTCGAAGAAGCCCGATGTGATGCGGCTGGTCGGCACCGAGGGCGCCTACGGCGAAGACCTCGGCCTGAGCAAGGACTGGGCCGCCCGCATCATCCGCCATGTCGGCAATTACGGCGAAGTCTACGAGCGCAATGTCGGCGAAGGGTCGAAGCTGAAGATCCCGCGCGGACTGAACTCGCTCTGGAGCAATGGCGGCATCCAGTACGCCCCGCCGATAAGGTAA
- a CDS encoding cytochrome ubiquinol oxidase subunit I, producing MFEGWDAVVLARAQFAFTMSFHIIFPAFSIGLASYLAVLEALWLATGREVYINLFNYWLKIFAVAFGMGVVSGIVMSYQFGTNWSAFSDKTGPVIGPLMAYEVLTAFFLEAGFLGVMLFGLQRVGPKLHFLATLMVAIGTLISAFWILSANSWMQTPAGHAVNADGQFIAADWLKVIFNPSFPYRLVHMVLAAYLTTALVVGAVGAWHLLRDRHLAGPRVMFSMAMWMATLVAPIQILAGDQHGLNTLEHQPVKIMAMEGHFQSHKDGAPLILFGLPNQSAGRVDYAIEVPKLGSLILKHSPDAPMAGLDTVPRENWPPVAITFWSFRIMVGMGLLMLALGLFSLLMRVQGKLYDSRLLHIFAVAMAPAGFIAVLAGWITTETGRQPFTVYGLLRTVESASPLAAPAVASSLIAFIIVYFAVFTAGVIYLLRLMAAPPHPGEEGPSHEVPIRTAGITPAAGAVTEGAAQ from the coding sequence ATGTTCGAAGGCTGGGATGCGGTCGTATTGGCCCGGGCGCAGTTTGCCTTCACGATGTCGTTCCACATCATATTCCCTGCCTTCTCGATCGGGCTCGCCAGCTATCTGGCGGTGCTCGAAGCGCTCTGGCTCGCGACCGGGCGCGAGGTCTATATCAACCTGTTCAATTACTGGCTGAAGATCTTTGCCGTCGCCTTCGGCATGGGCGTGGTGTCAGGCATCGTGATGTCCTACCAGTTCGGCACCAACTGGTCGGCCTTTTCAGACAAGACCGGCCCGGTGATCGGCCCGCTGATGGCCTACGAGGTTTTGACCGCTTTCTTCCTTGAAGCCGGCTTCCTCGGCGTGATGCTGTTCGGTCTGCAGCGCGTTGGTCCAAAACTGCATTTTCTGGCGACGCTGATGGTCGCGATCGGCACACTGATTTCGGCATTCTGGATTTTGTCCGCCAATTCCTGGATGCAGACGCCGGCCGGCCACGCCGTCAATGCCGACGGGCAGTTCATCGCCGCCGACTGGCTGAAAGTGATCTTCAACCCGTCATTCCCCTATCGCCTCGTGCACATGGTGCTGGCGGCGTATCTGACCACGGCGCTGGTGGTCGGCGCGGTCGGCGCCTGGCATCTGCTGCGCGACCGGCACCTTGCTGGTCCCCGCGTGATGTTCTCGATGGCGATGTGGATGGCGACGCTGGTGGCGCCGATCCAGATACTCGCCGGCGATCAGCACGGGCTCAACACGCTGGAGCATCAGCCGGTGAAGATCATGGCGATGGAAGGCCATTTCCAGAGCCACAAGGACGGTGCGCCCTTGATCCTGTTCGGACTGCCCAACCAGAGCGCCGGCAGGGTCGATTATGCGATCGAAGTGCCGAAGCTGGGTTCGCTGATTCTCAAGCACTCGCCTGACGCGCCGATGGCCGGCCTCGACACCGTGCCGCGCGAAAACTGGCCGCCGGTGGCGATCACATTCTGGTCGTTCCGGATCATGGTCGGCATGGGATTGCTCATGCTGGCGCTCGGCCTGTTCAGCCTGTTGATGCGCGTACAGGGCAAGCTCTACGATTCCCGGCTGCTGCACATATTCGCGGTCGCGATGGCTCCCGCGGGCTTCATCGCCGTGCTCGCAGGCTGGATCACCACCGAGACCGGACGCCAGCCGTTCACGGTGTACGGATTGCTGCGCACGGTTGAATCGGCCTCGCCGCTGGCAGCGCCGGCGGTCGCCTCCTCGCTGATCGCCTTCATCATCGTCTATTTCGCTGTATTCACGGCCGGCGTGATCTACCTGCTGCGCCTGATGGCGGCGCCGCCACATCCCGGCGAAGAGGGACCGTCGCACGAGGTCCCGATCCGCACGGCCGGCATCACCCCCGCCGCGGGCGCGGTAACCGAGGGAGCCGCCCAATGA
- a CDS encoding acyl-CoA dehydrogenase family protein: protein MALVLTEEQSMLRDSARGLISDKAPVAHLRSLRDSKDATGFSRDLWKAFAEMGFSGLLVPENFGGSGLGCVEAGVVMEEIGRTLMPSPFLSTAVLAASALARGGSEAQKSAHLPKIADGSLLAALAIDEGAKHRPLQTKLQAARSGNGFMLNGAKALVVDGHTADLLIVAARTGGAAGERNGLTLFLVDPKAKGVAVERIVMVDAHNAARIEFVHVEVDADHVLGEVDQGGALLEGVLNIGRGAVASEMVGLSEEVFGRTVTYLKERKQFGKLIGEFQALQHRAAQLYIDIEITRAAVLKALQTLDGDFEHAGAAVAVAKARAGTTATLAVQEGVQMHGGMGMTDQFDIGFFMKRARVCQELFGDSNYHADQLARMKSY from the coding sequence ATGGCACTCGTCCTTACCGAAGAACAATCCATGCTGCGCGACAGCGCGCGCGGCCTTATCAGCGACAAGGCGCCGGTGGCGCATCTGCGCAGCTTGCGCGACAGCAAGGACGCCACGGGATTTTCCCGCGACCTCTGGAAAGCGTTTGCCGAGATGGGCTTTTCCGGATTGCTGGTGCCGGAGAATTTCGGCGGCTCTGGACTCGGTTGTGTCGAGGCCGGCGTGGTGATGGAGGAAATCGGCCGCACCCTGATGCCGTCGCCGTTCTTGTCGACCGCGGTGCTGGCGGCCTCCGCGTTGGCGCGCGGCGGCAGCGAGGCGCAGAAATCAGCGCATCTGCCGAAGATCGCCGACGGCTCGCTGCTGGCCGCGCTCGCGATCGATGAAGGCGCAAAGCATCGCCCGCTGCAGACTAAACTGCAGGCCGCGCGTTCCGGCAATGGTTTCATGCTGAACGGCGCCAAGGCCCTTGTTGTCGACGGTCACACCGCCGATCTTCTGATCGTCGCGGCGCGGACCGGCGGTGCGGCCGGTGAGCGCAACGGACTGACGCTGTTCCTGGTCGATCCCAAGGCCAAAGGCGTCGCAGTCGAACGCATCGTGATGGTCGATGCGCATAACGCCGCCAGAATCGAATTCGTCCATGTCGAGGTCGACGCGGACCATGTGCTCGGTGAGGTCGATCAGGGCGGGGCGCTGCTGGAAGGCGTGCTCAATATCGGCCGCGGCGCGGTGGCCTCCGAAATGGTGGGCCTGAGCGAGGAGGTGTTCGGCCGCACCGTCACCTATCTGAAGGAGCGCAAGCAGTTCGGCAAGCTGATCGGTGAATTCCAGGCGCTGCAGCACCGCGCTGCGCAGCTTTACATCGATATCGAAATCACCCGCGCGGCCGTCCTGAAGGCGCTGCAGACGCTTGACGGCGATTTCGAGCACGCCGGTGCCGCTGTCGCAGTTGCAAAGGCCCGCGCCGGAACCACGGCAACGCTGGCGGTGCAGGAGGGCGTGCAGATGCATGGCGGCATGGGCATGACCGACCAGTTCGATATCGGCTTCTTCATGAAGCGCGCGCGGGTGTGCCAGGAATTGTTCGGGGACAGCAATTACCACGCCGACCAACTGGCGCGGATGAAGAGTTATTGA
- a CDS encoding MFS transporter yields MDALNCSPRDETSIRYDGWRIVVVCFLLATFGWGLGFYGQSVYVAELQRLHGWPASLISSGTTFFYLFGAALVAFVSEAIKAFGPRNCLVAGTLAMAAAAISIGQVREPWQLYLANAVLAFGWAGTSLGIITNTLGLWFDKKRGMAISLALNGASFGGIAGVPLLIMAIGYFGFSGAMTASAVVMVAVMVPVILLSVGRPPVPASVGEIEAADAPSPTQIRARAFRDISFLSVSAAFALVLFAQVGFIVHLIAFLDSVIGRQQAAIAVALLTAMAVVGRVLFSFVIDRMNQRLASSLSFVSQAVALLVVINVHNDYALMAACALFGFSVGNLITLPALIVQREFEPRSFGVLVSLITAINQITYAFGPGVVGLLRDLSGSYTLPFYGCIAVELTAAALIMIRGRGKSA; encoded by the coding sequence TTGGACGCGCTCAACTGCTCCCCTCGCGACGAAACCTCGATCCGCTACGACGGCTGGCGCATCGTCGTCGTCTGTTTTCTGCTGGCGACGTTCGGCTGGGGGCTCGGCTTCTATGGCCAGAGCGTCTATGTCGCCGAACTGCAGCGGCTGCACGGCTGGCCGGCATCGCTGATCTCATCCGGCACGACGTTCTTCTATCTGTTCGGCGCCGCGCTGGTCGCGTTCGTCAGCGAAGCCATCAAGGCGTTCGGCCCGCGCAATTGCCTGGTCGCGGGAACGTTGGCGATGGCGGCGGCGGCGATCTCGATCGGGCAGGTGCGCGAGCCCTGGCAGCTTTACCTCGCCAACGCCGTGCTGGCGTTCGGCTGGGCCGGCACCAGCCTCGGCATCATCACCAATACGCTGGGCCTCTGGTTCGACAAGAAGCGCGGCATGGCGATCAGCCTGGCGCTGAACGGCGCGAGTTTTGGCGGCATCGCCGGCGTGCCGCTGCTGATCATGGCGATCGGCTATTTCGGCTTTTCCGGCGCGATGACTGCGTCGGCGGTCGTGATGGTCGCGGTGATGGTTCCGGTGATCCTGCTGTCCGTCGGACGGCCGCCGGTCCCTGCAAGCGTCGGTGAGATCGAAGCCGCTGATGCGCCGTCGCCGACGCAAATTCGCGCGCGGGCGTTTCGCGATATCAGCTTCCTCTCGGTGTCAGCGGCGTTCGCGCTGGTGCTGTTTGCGCAGGTCGGCTTCATCGTGCACCTGATCGCGTTTCTGGATTCGGTGATCGGGCGGCAGCAGGCGGCGATTGCGGTGGCGCTATTGACGGCGATGGCGGTGGTCGGCCGCGTGCTGTTTTCGTTCGTGATCGACCGGATGAACCAGCGGCTGGCATCCTCGCTCTCCTTCGTCAGCCAGGCGGTCGCGCTCCTTGTCGTGATCAATGTCCACAATGATTACGCGCTGATGGCCGCCTGCGCGCTGTTCGGCTTCTCGGTCGGCAATCTGATTACGCTGCCGGCGCTGATCGTGCAGCGCGAGTTCGAACCGCGTTCGTTCGGCGTGCTGGTCAGCCTGATCACGGCGATCAACCAGATCACCTACGCATTTGGGCCCGGCGTGGTCGGCCTGCTGCGCGATCTGTCGGGAAGCTATACGCTGCCGTTCTATGGCTGTATCGCGGTGGAACTGACGGCGGCGGCGCTGATCATGATTCGGGGGCGCGGAAAAAGCGCGTAG
- a CDS encoding acyl-CoA dehydrogenase family protein — MSDLETFRRETRAWLEANCPPEMRRPMTSENDTYWGGRNAKFSSEPQRIWFERMRDKGWTVPDWPKEYGGGGLAPAEHKVLREEMAVMGARSPLSSFGIWMLGPALLKYGNEAQKKEHLPKIAAGLIRWCQGYSEPNAGSDLASLQTRAESDGDDYIINGQKIWTSYANYADWIFCLVRTDPTAKKHDGISFILFDMASKGVSTKPILLISGYSPFCETFFDNVRVPKSHVVGTVNRGWDVAKYLLQHERAMISGMGERGVGRPLGQVAADSVGADEQGRLEDAMLRSQISTFEIDEAALGAAAERAVDLAKAGQSHPAFSSAMKYYGTELNKRRHEILMSAGGIDALEWESERSRGGARPRAWLRTKANSIEGGTSEVMLGIVAKRILDLPGA, encoded by the coding sequence ATGTCCGATCTGGAAACATTCCGCCGTGAAACCCGCGCCTGGCTGGAGGCCAATTGCCCGCCGGAGATGCGCCGTCCGATGACTTCGGAGAACGACACGTATTGGGGTGGGCGTAACGCAAAATTCTCGTCCGAGCCGCAGCGCATCTGGTTCGAGCGGATGCGCGACAAGGGCTGGACCGTGCCCGACTGGCCGAAGGAATATGGCGGCGGAGGGCTCGCGCCTGCGGAGCACAAGGTGCTGCGCGAGGAGATGGCGGTGATGGGCGCGCGCTCGCCGCTGTCTAGTTTTGGCATCTGGATGCTCGGGCCGGCGCTCTTGAAGTACGGCAACGAGGCGCAGAAGAAGGAGCATCTGCCAAAAATCGCCGCGGGCCTGATCCGCTGGTGCCAGGGCTATTCCGAGCCGAACGCCGGATCGGACCTCGCCTCGCTGCAGACCCGCGCCGAGAGCGATGGCGACGACTACATCATCAACGGCCAGAAGATATGGACGTCATACGCGAACTACGCCGACTGGATCTTCTGCCTGGTGCGCACCGATCCCACGGCGAAGAAGCATGACGGCATCAGTTTTATTCTGTTCGACATGGCTTCGAAGGGTGTGTCGACCAAGCCCATTCTCCTGATCTCGGGCTATTCGCCGTTCTGCGAAACCTTCTTCGACAATGTCCGCGTGCCGAAATCGCATGTAGTGGGCACCGTCAACCGCGGCTGGGATGTCGCGAAATACCTGCTGCAGCATGAGCGCGCGATGATCTCGGGGATGGGTGAGCGCGGCGTCGGCCGGCCGCTCGGCCAGGTCGCGGCCGATTCCGTCGGCGCCGACGAGCAGGGCCGGCTGGAGGATGCGATGCTGCGCAGCCAGATCTCGACCTTCGAAATCGACGAGGCGGCACTTGGCGCTGCGGCCGAACGCGCGGTCGATCTGGCGAAAGCCGGGCAGTCGCATCCGGCGTTTTCCTCGGCGATGAAATATTATGGCACCGAACTCAACAAGCGCCGCCACGAAATCCTGATGTCGGCGGGCGGCATCGATGCGCTGGAATGGGAAAGCGAGCGCTCCCGAGGCGGCGCCCGCCCGCGCGCCTGGCTGCGCACCAAGGCCAACTCGATCGAAGGCGGCACCAGCGAGGTGATGCTCGGCATCGTCGCCAAGCGCATCCTCGATCTGCCGGGGGCGTGA
- a CDS encoding nuclear transport factor 2 family protein: MPSRARLDEFIAAVVSGDHAGAIERFYTEDASMQENAAPPRVGRDVLVAHERAVLERVKSVTSTCVASVVEGDRVAINWVFEFVYRSGKTGRFDEVALQEWRGDRVFRERFFYDPSKP; this comes from the coding sequence ATGCCGTCGCGCGCCCGTCTCGATGAGTTCATTGCCGCCGTCGTCTCCGGCGACCACGCCGGCGCGATCGAGCGCTTCTACACCGAAGACGCCAGCATGCAGGAGAACGCGGCGCCGCCGCGGGTCGGCCGCGACGTCCTGGTGGCGCATGAGCGCGCGGTGCTGGAACGGGTCAAGAGCGTGACGTCAACCTGTGTGGCGTCAGTGGTCGAGGGTGATCGCGTCGCGATCAACTGGGTGTTCGAGTTCGTCTATCGTTCCGGCAAGACCGGCCGGTTCGACGAAGTCGCGCTGCAGGAATGGCGCGGCGACAGGGTCTTTCGCGAGCGGTTCTTCTACGACCCGTCGAAGCCGTAG
- a CDS encoding VOC family protein: protein MPPTPPINSGTRIGHVHLKVADLERALAFYCGVLGFEVMQRMGSGAAFISAGGYHHHIGLNTWESKGGHPPPPGTTGLFHTAILYPTRPALADALYRVIEAGIELDGASDHGVSEALYLRDPDQNGVELYRDRPQEEWPRAEDGSLAMFTKRLDLEDLLRQREA from the coding sequence ATGCCCCCAACCCCACCCATCAATTCCGGCACCCGGATCGGGCATGTCCATCTCAAGGTCGCCGATCTCGAACGCGCGCTCGCCTTCTATTGCGGCGTGCTCGGCTTTGAGGTGATGCAGCGCATGGGCTCCGGTGCCGCATTCATTTCGGCCGGCGGCTATCACCATCACATCGGGCTCAACACCTGGGAAAGCAAAGGCGGCCATCCGCCTCCGCCTGGCACCACCGGGCTGTTTCACACCGCCATTCTCTATCCCACGCGCCCGGCGCTGGCGGATGCGCTGTATCGCGTGATCGAGGCCGGCATCGAACTTGATGGCGCCAGCGACCACGGCGTCAGCGAGGCGCTCTATTTGCGCGATCCCGACCAGAACGGCGTCGAACTCTACCGCGACCGGCCGCAGGAGGAATGGCCGCGCGCGGAGGACGGATCGCTGGCGATGTTCACGAAACGGTTGGATCTTGAGGATTTGCTGCGGCAGCGGGAAGCGTAG
- a CDS encoding cytochrome c biogenesis CcdA family protein, which yields MLNLVLALLAGVVTVAAPCTLPMLPILLGASVGQTGKMRPAMIALGFVMSFSMVALLLGAITRVFDFDPNHLRNAAAILLIGFGLLMIWPTPFEWLSIRIGGFTGHSAASRQGVIGGFVLGTTLGLVWTPCAGPVLGSILTVIATSQDTAWASLLLIVYAVGAALPMLAIAYGGQAVTTRIRSVARIAPRMQQGFGAIVIAFALLSYFQYDTLILAWLTGFYPNGQIGL from the coding sequence ATGCTCAATCTTGTTCTTGCGCTGCTCGCAGGTGTCGTCACCGTGGCCGCCCCTTGCACGCTGCCGATGCTGCCTATCCTCCTCGGGGCATCGGTCGGCCAGACCGGCAAGATGCGGCCGGCGATGATCGCGCTCGGCTTTGTGATGTCATTCTCGATGGTGGCATTGCTGCTGGGTGCGATCACGCGCGTGTTCGATTTCGATCCCAATCACCTGCGAAACGCCGCGGCGATCCTTTTGATCGGCTTTGGATTGCTGATGATCTGGCCGACGCCCTTCGAATGGCTCTCGATCCGGATCGGCGGCTTCACCGGCCATTCGGCCGCCTCCCGTCAAGGCGTGATCGGTGGCTTCGTTCTGGGCACGACGCTCGGCCTGGTCTGGACACCCTGTGCCGGGCCCGTGCTGGGCTCGATCCTGACCGTCATCGCGACCTCGCAGGATACCGCCTGGGCGAGCCTGCTGCTGATTGTCTATGCCGTCGGCGCGGCGCTGCCGATGCTCGCCATCGCCTATGGCGGCCAGGCCGTCACCACTCGAATCCGCAGCGTCGCGCGGATCGCGCCGCGGATGCAGCAGGGGTTCGGCGCCATCGTGATCGCCTTCGCGCTGCTCTCCTACTTCCAGTACGACACGCTGATCTTGGCGTGGCTCACCGGATTTTACCCCAATGGCCAGATCGGCCTCTGA
- the cydB gene encoding cytochrome d ubiquinol oxidase subunit II → MIPIDLPTIWAFIIAFAVFVYVVMDGFDLGLGILFPLFPEKRDRDVVMNSVAPVWDGNETWLVLGGGGLMAAFPLAYAVLMPALYTPMIVMLLGLVFRGVAFEFRWRTTAQRNRWDIAFFGGSLLATLAQGIALGAILQGVHVEGRSYAGGWWDWLTPFSILTGVSLVVGYALLGATWLVMKTEGELRDRAYHLSWVLLLAMLGAIAAVSMATPFLHIQYTERWFAWPNVLMTAQVPISVAVVTALLLRSLARKYDYQPFFLTLALFALSYAGLGISMYPYIVPQSITIWQAAAPQNSQLFMLVGVAALIPLILGYTAWAYWVFRGKVKPESGYH, encoded by the coding sequence ATGATCCCGATCGACCTCCCAACCATCTGGGCCTTCATCATCGCCTTTGCGGTGTTCGTCTATGTCGTGATGGACGGCTTCGACCTCGGTCTCGGCATCCTGTTTCCGCTCTTCCCGGAGAAGCGCGATCGCGACGTCGTCATGAACAGTGTCGCGCCGGTCTGGGACGGCAACGAAACCTGGCTGGTGCTCGGCGGCGGCGGGCTGATGGCGGCGTTTCCGCTGGCCTATGCGGTGCTGATGCCGGCGCTTTACACGCCCATGATCGTGATGCTGCTCGGCCTGGTGTTCCGCGGCGTCGCCTTCGAATTCCGTTGGCGCACGACGGCCCAGCGTAACCGCTGGGACATCGCCTTTTTCGGCGGATCGCTTTTGGCGACGCTAGCGCAGGGAATCGCACTCGGCGCCATCCTGCAAGGCGTGCATGTCGAGGGCCGAAGCTATGCCGGCGGCTGGTGGGACTGGCTGACGCCGTTCAGCATCCTGACCGGTGTATCGCTGGTGGTTGGCTATGCACTGTTAGGCGCGACATGGCTTGTCATGAAGACGGAAGGCGAGTTGCGCGACCGCGCCTATCACCTGAGCTGGGTCCTGTTGCTCGCAATGCTCGGGGCCATCGCCGCGGTCAGCATGGCGACGCCGTTCCTCCATATACAGTACACCGAGCGCTGGTTCGCCTGGCCGAACGTCCTCATGACGGCACAGGTACCGATTTCGGTTGCTGTAGTCACCGCCCTGCTGCTGCGCAGCCTTGCCAGGAAATATGACTACCAGCCGTTCTTCCTGACGCTGGCGCTGTTCGCGCTGTCCTATGCCGGGCTCGGCATCAGCATGTACCCCTATATCGTGCCGCAGAGCATTACGATCTGGCAGGCGGCGGCACCGCAGAACAGCCAGCTGTTCATGCTGGTCGGCGTCGCCGCGCTGATCCCGTTGATCCTCGGCTATACCGCCTGGGCCTATTGGGTGTTTCGCGGCAAGGTCAAACCAGAGAGCGGGTATCATTGA
- a CDS encoding thioredoxin family protein: MPAFCGDASRVTETPFTVAATQATAPDFVGLGNWFNSAPLKLAELRGKVVLVNFWTYGCVNCVNTLPHVTGLYAKYKDRGFVVVGIHTPEFPFERSASNVQSALKRHGITYPVAQDNDSQTWKAYRNRYWPAQYIVDQNGKIVFQHDGEGQYEQIDRTVARLLNAAS, from the coding sequence ATGCCCGCCTTCTGCGGCGACGCGTCACGCGTGACGGAAACACCGTTCACCGTCGCCGCGACGCAGGCCACCGCGCCCGACTTCGTGGGCCTCGGCAACTGGTTTAATTCCGCGCCCCTTAAACTGGCCGAACTCCGCGGCAAGGTGGTGCTGGTGAATTTCTGGACCTATGGCTGCGTCAACTGCGTGAACACGCTGCCGCACGTCACCGGGCTCTACGCCAAATACAAAGACCGCGGTTTCGTCGTCGTCGGCATCCACACCCCGGAATTTCCGTTCGAGCGCTCCGCCTCCAACGTTCAGTCCGCGCTGAAGCGGCACGGCATCACCTATCCGGTGGCGCAGGACAACGACTCGCAGACCTGGAAAGCCTACCGTAACCGCTATTGGCCGGCGCAATATATCGTCGACCAGAACGGAAAGATCGTGTTCCAGCACGATGGTGAAGGCCAGTACGAGCAGATCGACCGTACCGTGGCGCGGCTGTTGAACGCTGCGAGCTGA
- a CDS encoding carboxymuconolactone decarboxylase family protein codes for MRLKLLSPGEMSTDQKETYDEAISGKRGAPPAPMMAWLNSPEMARHATRLGEQLRFNTIFPAKLSDIAILVTARHWTSHYEWFAHKRLALKGGMDPKIIEDIRDRRTPVFDDPKGRMIYDVAKSLHEGHGVSQALYDEAVKVLTERGIVEVIGLCGYYTMVSMTLNTFEFGLPDGEVSDLA; via the coding sequence ATGCGGTTGAAGTTGCTTTCGCCTGGCGAAATGAGCACCGACCAGAAAGAAACCTACGACGAAGCGATATCAGGCAAGCGCGGCGCCCCGCCCGCGCCGATGATGGCCTGGCTCAACAGCCCGGAGATGGCGCGGCACGCCACGCGGCTCGGCGAGCAACTGCGATTCAACACGATCTTTCCCGCAAAGCTTTCCGATATCGCAATCCTCGTCACCGCGCGGCACTGGACCTCGCATTACGAATGGTTCGCGCACAAACGACTGGCGTTGAAAGGCGGCATGGATCCGAAGATCATCGAGGACATCCGCGACCGCCGCACGCCTGTGTTCGATGACCCCAAGGGCAGGATGATCTACGACGTCGCCAAATCGCTGCATGAGGGTCACGGCGTGTCGCAGGCGCTGTATGATGAAGCCGTGAAGGTGCTCACCGAACGCGGGATCGTCGAGGTGATCGGGCTGTGCGGCTACTACACCATGGTGTCGATGACGCTGAACACGTTCGAGTTCGGATTGCCGGATGGAGAGGTGTCCGATCTTGCGTGA
- a CDS encoding L,D-transpeptidase gives MTKFRYLIWMVIAAGGLVLSAPQSQAQTRQPDVGDQPGLIADDAVELDPQFRKTAVLYRTNEAPGTIIVATAERHLYLVQGNGRALRYGIGVGREGFQWQGLVNITRKAEWPDWTPPPEMIARQPYLPRFMAGGPGNPLGARAMYLGTTVYRIHGTNRPDTIGTAVSSGCFRLVNADVADLYERVPVGTKVIIRQKPEL, from the coding sequence ATGACGAAATTTCGGTACCTGATCTGGATGGTGATCGCTGCAGGCGGTCTGGTCCTTTCGGCCCCGCAGAGCCAGGCGCAGACGCGACAGCCCGACGTCGGCGACCAGCCGGGGCTGATCGCGGACGATGCTGTCGAACTCGATCCGCAGTTCAGGAAGACGGCGGTGCTCTATCGCACCAACGAAGCGCCGGGCACCATCATCGTCGCCACGGCCGAACGCCATCTCTATCTGGTTCAGGGCAATGGCCGCGCGCTGCGCTACGGCATCGGCGTCGGCCGCGAGGGATTCCAGTGGCAGGGTCTCGTCAACATCACGCGCAAGGCGGAGTGGCCGGACTGGACACCGCCGCCCGAGATGATCGCGCGCCAGCCCTATCTGCCGCGCTTCATGGCCGGTGGGCCCGGCAATCCGCTCGGCGCGCGCGCGATGTATCTCGGCACCACCGTGTATCGCATCCACGGCACCAATCGGCCTGACACCATCGGCACCGCCGTCTCTTCCGGCTGCTTCCGCCTGGTCAACGCCGACGTCGCCGATCTCTACGAGCGTGTCCCGGTCGGCACCAAGGTGATTATCCGGCAAAAGCCGGAACTGTAA
- a CDS encoding DUF2474 domain-containing protein, with protein sequence MPTEPNPRPLTQRLLWFAALWLGGVGTVALISFCLRLWIAPK encoded by the coding sequence ATGCCGACGGAGCCAAACCCGCGCCCGTTGACACAGCGCCTGCTGTGGTTCGCCGCGCTCTGGCTCGGCGGCGTCGGCACCGTGGCGCTGATTTCGTTTTGCCTGCGGCTGTGGATCGCGCCGAAATAA